TGCGTCAGATAGCTCAGCGTGGATTCGCCGCTGTACGCCTGCCAGTTGGTGTTCGTCACGAAGCTGGCGGTCGTATTAAACGCCAGGTCCCATTTCACACCGGGAAGCCTCTGCGGATTTCCCGGAAGCACTCCCTGCAGAAGCTGCAGCAGAAACAGAAATACAAAGCCTGCCGCCGAGAAAAAAGCAACGCTCCACGCATACTTTTTCCATGTCATCTGCTCATCCGGATCAATTCTCATTATCCGGTATACCGCCTTTTCACAGGGATTCAGAATCCCCGACAAAAATGTTTTTTCGCCGTTCATTACTTTTTTCATATAAGCGCCCAGCGGAATTGCCAGAACCACCAGAACAGCAAGATACAAAATATACTGCAGCACCGCGTTCATGCCTGGTCATCTCCCTTCATTAAAATGTACACATACCACAGCAGCATTGCCACCGCGCATATGCCGATAACTGCAACCATTACATTCATAATCTTCTCCTCCTTTTCAGCAACTATCTTACTTCCTTCTTCTTAAAAAAGGTGTTAAGCATTCGTGCCGGATATTAAGATGGGATAAATTGAAATCTGAAAGAAATGGAGGGTGCCGATTCCCGTATTATGCCATGTTATAACATGATCGCTGTACGGCTTGGTATAACACTGTATGATATTGCACTGTGTGATCCGGCATGATATTACATGTTATCGCTTTATTTACAGCCACCCGAACAGCCACGCCATCGGAAAGGCGATGACTATCGTGCAGATACTGACACACGCCAGAATAAAAGCCGGCATTCCGATAAATATAGAAAGAAAGCCGAGAACCGGATGATGCCAGACAAATTTCTCCACCTTCAAATCAAGTCTGTTTTCAAATTTTTTCAGGATTTTTATGATACTCATAGCAACACCTGCAATCCGTCTCTGAAGCCTGTAGAGCCTGTCTTCCGAAGCCTGCTCCCGGAATCTGTGTCCGGAAACCTGCCCCCGGAATCCGTGTCCGGAAACCAGGCTTCGGAAGCCGGATTGTTTTCCTTTCCTGCGCCCGCTCTGCCGGGCACTGTCTGTTTATAATAAGCATATCGCCGGAAAAATTAAAAAGGGGAAAGGATGAGAGGGGATGCGTTAAAGAAATGTAAAGAGACAGGGAATTTTTCTAAGCCATACCTGCAGAAGCTGCCACTGGCAGCTTGCTTCGTCTGCATGTAAACCTTGTCGTCGCAACCGGGAGCTTTTCGGGCAGTGGCTGCCACTGACAGCTTCCTTCGGATGCATGACAACAAAAAAACGACAAAGATTTCTCTCTGCCGTTTTAATACATCAGTACCACCGTATTATTCACATACCCTGCAAAACATCATGCTCTAAATTACTGGTTTTATCTGATATTTGTGTTTCAAAGATTTCATACTCTGGTCATCCGGACTGATAATTCCGTCTTTCTGTAATCTTCCCAGAACAATTCCGGGATCGCGGTCAATCTGATTTGCAAAAAGACATATTGACTGCAAAGTAAATTGCCCGTTATCTCTGAACTTCTGATATTGCCCGACCGGAATCAGGCTGTCCTCCGCATACTTATTCGCCAGCTCTTCCTGCACGCCTGTCTCTTTATCGAAGGAAATACCATAATCTCCATTCATTATATGTCCAATTTCATGAAACAGTGTAAACCAGAAAGAATCTGCGCTCAATCTTCTGTCGTTGACCATCAGCATAATATTGTTGCCAATTTTCTTCGTGGCTCCATTAATCTGTGAGCCGGAAATGTTAGGTAAAATAATAAAAATTACACCAGCTTCAAGAAATGCCTTAAATATGAGCTGGTAAAATTCCTTATGATTTTCCGTTAAAGTCAGCGCATATTTTGCCGCATTCTCAAATCTGTGTTTATTGAAACCGGGTGCTTCTATTTTTAGTGCTTTGTTCGTAGCAATCTGCACCATTGCATTCGCTTTTATCGTATCTGCCTGCGTTAATTGCTTCGCAGAGCTTCTGAAACTGACCGCCATGTCCTTTTGAGTAAGAACTCTCAAGGTTGCTACATTCAAAAATTTTCTTACTTCTTTTATCTGTTCGTCGCACCCTTCTGGAAAATCAGGCAAACCGAAATTATCCCTAAAGTATCCGTAATCAAGACTTTCGAAAACTACTCGCTCTGTTACAAATTCTTCATCCGATTTAAATTCCGTAATCAATTCATCGTAAGCATTCTGCAAATGTAGCCAGTACGCCGCACTCGTACCAAGCATTCGCGAAAGCTTCATAGCCATATCTACAGACAGGCTTTGCTCGCCCCTGATTAAAAGACTGAGATTTTTTGGGGTTGTATCAAGCCTTTTTGCAAAATCTTCCTGTGTCAGCCCGCTGTCATCTACAATTTCTTTGATATAATAACCAGGATGGAATGCAACAGTATCCTTATACTTGATATAGTTACTCATAATGCTTGCTCACCTCCGAAATTTCTACTATCTTAACAATTCCTGCAATCCTGTCTATATTACATGGACGATATTATCTTTTAAATTCTCTGCATTTTCAAGAGCATTAATACGTGCCAACAAACTGACTGATAATGGAATATTACCATTAAACAATTTTTTGCTGCTGACAGATTCGTACATTGCAGTTTAAGCCTCCCGGATGCATATATTACCCGCAAGTCATTCCTCCTTATTCAGATTACCTTTCTGGTAATCTGATTATATCACTGTTCTCTTTAGAAGTCAGCCACA
This is a stretch of genomic DNA from Marvinbryantia formatexigens DSM 14469. It encodes these proteins:
- a CDS encoding HigA family addiction module antitoxin, which codes for MSNYIKYKDTVAFHPGYYIKEIVDDSGLTQEDFAKRLDTTPKNLSLLIRGEQSLSVDMAMKLSRMLGTSAAYWLHLQNAYDELITEFKSDEEFVTERVVFESLDYGYFRDNFGLPDFPEGCDEQIKEVRKFLNVATLRVLTQKDMAVSFRSSAKQLTQADTIKANAMVQIATNKALKIEAPGFNKHRFENAAKYALTLTENHKEFYQLIFKAFLEAGVIFIILPNISGSQINGATKKIGNNIMLMVNDRRLSADSFWFTLFHEIGHIMNGDYGISFDKETGVQEELANKYAEDSLIPVGQYQKFRDNGQFTLQSICLFANQIDRDPGIVLGRLQKDGIISPDDQSMKSLKHKYQIKPVI